One genomic window of Hemiscyllium ocellatum isolate sHemOce1 chromosome 25, sHemOce1.pat.X.cur, whole genome shotgun sequence includes the following:
- the nat9 gene encoding N-acetyltransferase 9 isoform X2, whose product MKSEELQKLTASEPLTLEQEYQMQRNWQDDADKCTFIVLDKLKWVGGLCTEEDCMVGDVNLFLTDPEDPTTAEIEIMIAEPSYRGKGFGKEATMMMMYYGVTKLGIKKFQAKINLENKISITMFQNFHFEEVSVSDVFQEVTLGLTVDNCRRKWLLEQMSHVEEKQYS is encoded by the exons ATGAAATCAGAGgagttacagaagctgacagCCTCTGAGCCACTTACCTTGGAGCAGGAATACCAGATGCAGAGAAACTGGCAGGACGATGCTGACA AGTGTACCTTCATAGTATTGGATAAGCTGAAATGGGTGGGTGGTTTGTGCACAGAAGAGGACTGCATGGTGGGAGATGTGAATCTGTTTCTCACAGATCCTGAAGACCCCACAACCGCTGAGATTGAAATCATGATTGCAG AGCCCAGTTATAGAGGAAAGGGGTTTGGCAAGGAAGCAACGATGATGATGATGTATTATG gagtcACTAAACTGGGGATAAAAAAATTCCAAGCTAAAATCAACCTGGAAAATAAAATCAGCATTACCATGTTTCAAAACTTTCACTTTGAAGAG GTTTCTGTCAGTGATGTCTTTCAAGAAGTAACACTCGGTCTAACTGTGGACAACTGCAGGAGAAAGTGGCTCCTTGAACAAATGAGTCACGTCGAGGAAAAGCAGTACAGTTAG